Proteins from a genomic interval of Salinivibrio kushneri:
- a CDS encoding LysR family transcriptional regulator — protein MPKTDDLVLFAQVAECGSFSKVAEINSLTNSVVSKRIKKLEEGLGVQLLYRTTRKLTLTDAGRTLYQGAKNVKQAADEAFDAVAGLGESITGQIKISVPTISGELLLAEAVAAFCGQYPGLNIDMSLDNRFVDLIDEGFDLVIRTGYLEDSSLIARHIIDSQWVVCAAPSYIARHGRPQHPIELKQHNCLQYAYQTTGASDWEFKGEHKNQVIKVAGNFSTDNPIALRQGALSGHGIAYVPRCLVYDDLMQGVLVDLFPDQVGKKLGIYAVYPFTRQPPKKVRLLIEHIRNKYLAIQHCF, from the coding sequence ATGCCGAAAACAGATGATCTCGTCCTCTTTGCTCAAGTCGCCGAATGTGGCTCTTTTAGCAAGGTAGCGGAAATAAATTCGCTGACAAATTCCGTAGTTAGCAAGCGGATTAAAAAACTCGAAGAAGGCTTAGGTGTGCAGCTTTTGTATCGCACCACGCGCAAACTGACACTGACCGATGCCGGGCGTACCTTGTATCAAGGTGCAAAAAATGTGAAGCAGGCCGCTGATGAGGCCTTTGATGCGGTCGCAGGGCTCGGAGAGTCAATAACCGGCCAGATTAAAATTTCAGTGCCGACCATTTCTGGCGAGCTATTACTCGCTGAAGCGGTGGCAGCGTTTTGTGGGCAATATCCGGGCCTTAACATTGATATGTCGCTGGACAATCGCTTTGTTGATTTAATTGATGAAGGCTTTGATTTGGTTATCCGCACCGGTTACCTCGAGGACTCTAGCTTAATTGCACGCCATATTATCGACTCACAATGGGTAGTGTGTGCGGCACCCAGCTATATTGCGCGTCATGGCCGGCCGCAACATCCGATTGAGTTAAAACAACATAATTGCTTGCAATATGCCTACCAAACCACGGGGGCCAGTGACTGGGAATTTAAAGGCGAGCACAAAAACCAAGTCATTAAAGTGGCCGGTAATTTTTCGACCGACAACCCCATCGCCTTGCGACAAGGCGCGCTAAGTGGTCATGGCATCGCGTATGTACCGCGGTGTTTAGTCTATGACGACTTGATGCAGGGCGTATTGGTTGATCTTTTTCCTGACCAAGTAGGCAAAAAGCTCGGGATTTATGCGGTATATCCATTCACTCGCCAGCCGCCTAAAAAAGTGCGTTTGCTGATAGAGCACATCCGCAATAAATACCTTGCCATTCAGCATTGCTTTTAG
- a CDS encoding HDOD domain-containing protein, with protein sequence MESSRLVELIDRLPKIPKVVQELIELVNSHDAELNQIAEKIAYDQVISARVLRLSNSAYFGRARNVGSVNEAVIRLGLGPVRTLVVSSALMSAFDVDDEVDMDAFWQHTFEIATLSKALAHALRMDGNEAFTAGMLHNLGELLIMTTAYDKLDRINLHMEAGKPKQEAQQLILGITSAELGGELAQTWNFPQGLSDAIRYQFSPVHDEQFSPLAGILRLANKIDVAWGEFVTTDSKLDWLEQQLEYNILGLPKTVVANIDDVIGSGREMAKMLK encoded by the coding sequence ATTGAGTTGGTCAACAGCCATGACGCTGAGCTTAATCAAATCGCCGAAAAAATCGCCTACGACCAGGTCATCTCCGCGCGTGTGCTTCGCTTGTCTAATTCAGCCTATTTTGGTCGCGCCCGAAACGTGGGCTCTGTCAACGAGGCCGTTATCCGGCTTGGTTTGGGCCCTGTCAGAACCCTGGTGGTGTCTAGCGCACTGATGAGTGCTTTTGACGTCGATGACGAAGTGGATATGGATGCCTTTTGGCAACACACGTTCGAAATTGCAACCTTGAGTAAAGCCCTGGCACATGCATTAAGAATGGACGGTAACGAGGCATTCACTGCAGGGATGCTCCATAATCTCGGTGAGTTGCTGATCATGACCACCGCTTACGACAAGTTAGACCGCATTAATCTCCATATGGAAGCGGGTAAGCCCAAGCAAGAGGCACAGCAGCTTATTTTGGGGATCACCAGCGCCGAGTTAGGTGGCGAGCTTGCACAAACTTGGAATTTCCCTCAAGGGCTAAGCGATGCGATTCGTTATCAGTTTTCTCCCGTACACGATGAGCAGTTTTCGCCATTGGCGGGCATACTTCGCTTAGCCAATAAAATCGACGTCGCTTGGGGGGAGTTTGTTACCACCGACTCCAAGCTCGATTGGCTCGAACAGCAGCTCGAGTACAACATTCTCGGTTTGCCTAAAACCGTGGTCGCGAATATCGACGATGTCATTGGCTCAGGGCGTGAAATGGCCAAAATGCTTAAATAG